The following are encoded in a window of Massilia sp. R2A-15 genomic DNA:
- a CDS encoding PEP-CTERM sorting domain-containing protein: MSIRTWKAMLLGLSFFCCTSVFAATLTVDVTGVPSNDVFGAPGNSVLTFNVGANTAITSITYDVRLTARPPSFLSEISLALTDSSESAGGFFVAGGDDDFSGTASYAGVLDLVASGGAFSVGSDGILRLEFFDQFKDLPSGVPDGIWNSGTLVFGLQEQSVPEPATGLLIGAGLIGLGCFSRRRRHA; encoded by the coding sequence ATGTCGATTCGCACCTGGAAAGCAATGCTTCTTGGTCTGTCGTTTTTTTGCTGCACATCGGTGTTTGCCGCGACGCTGACTGTCGACGTGACCGGGGTGCCCAGCAACGACGTATTCGGCGCGCCGGGCAATTCAGTGCTCACGTTCAACGTCGGCGCCAACACCGCCATCACCAGCATCACCTACGACGTCAGGCTAACCGCCCGGCCGCCTAGTTTCTTGTCGGAAATCTCATTGGCGCTGACCGATTCATCCGAGTCGGCGGGCGGATTTTTTGTCGCGGGCGGCGACGACGACTTCTCGGGCACCGCCTCTTACGCGGGCGTGCTGGACCTGGTGGCCAGCGGCGGCGCGTTCAGCGTGGGCAGCGACGGCATCCTGCGCCTGGAGTTCTTTGATCAGTTCAAGGATTTGCCGAGCGGCGTGCCGGACGGGATATGGAATTCCGGCACCCTGGTTTTCGGCTTGCAGGAACAAAGCGTGCCTGAGCCCGCCACCGGGCTGCTGATCGGTGCGGGCCTGATCGGGCTTGGCTGCTTCAGCCGCCGGCGGCGCCACGCCTGA
- a CDS encoding nucleotide sugar dehydrogenase, producing MRISVFGLGYVGAVSCGCLPELGHQVIGVDTNPLKVQMINDGQSPVVEEGINELITAAVAAGRLRATHDVEDAVLNSDVSLISVATPSNADYSPNLSAVDAVIRSIGAVLRKKDGPHVIVLRSTVPPGTTEDRILPILLESSGRQIGDGLSLVFNPEFLREGSSVKDFHNPPQTVVGSLGEAGYAAMEAMYAGIPGAFVRTTTQVAESVKYLCNVFHALKIVFANEAGSVLKACDLDGREVMKIFCQDTQLNISPAYLRPGFAFGGSCLPKEVKGFLTMARDLNVPIPTLSALLDSNEAHIKRAYDMIARDGRRKVALFGLAFKPGTDDMRDSPLVALAERMLGKGFELAIFDRFVKISRLLGKNKEFIEREIPHLDRLLSDSPEAVLKDAEVIVIGHADAEARQAIIAHAKGRRIIDLSGYADLRAAPAAEYEGICW from the coding sequence GTGAGAATTTCAGTTTTCGGACTCGGATACGTAGGGGCGGTTTCCTGTGGTTGCCTGCCTGAGCTCGGCCATCAGGTCATTGGTGTCGATACCAATCCCCTCAAGGTGCAGATGATTAACGACGGCCAGTCGCCGGTGGTCGAGGAAGGCATCAACGAACTGATCACCGCAGCCGTCGCCGCCGGCCGCCTGCGCGCCACCCACGACGTCGAAGACGCCGTGCTCAACTCCGACGTTTCGCTCATTTCGGTCGCAACGCCATCGAATGCCGACTATTCGCCGAACCTGAGCGCGGTCGACGCGGTCATCCGCTCGATCGGCGCCGTCCTGCGCAAGAAGGATGGCCCGCACGTGATCGTGCTGCGCAGCACCGTGCCGCCGGGCACCACCGAAGACCGCATCCTGCCGATCCTGCTCGAAAGCTCGGGCCGCCAGATCGGCGACGGCCTGTCGCTCGTGTTCAACCCGGAGTTCCTGCGCGAAGGCAGCTCCGTCAAGGACTTCCACAATCCGCCGCAGACCGTCGTCGGCAGCCTGGGCGAAGCCGGCTACGCCGCGATGGAAGCGATGTACGCGGGCATTCCGGGCGCGTTCGTGCGCACCACCACCCAGGTGGCCGAATCGGTCAAGTACCTGTGCAATGTGTTCCACGCGCTGAAAATCGTGTTCGCCAACGAGGCCGGCTCGGTGCTCAAGGCCTGCGACCTCGACGGCCGCGAAGTGATGAAGATCTTCTGCCAGGATACCCAGCTCAATATTTCGCCGGCCTACCTGCGTCCCGGTTTCGCCTTCGGCGGCTCCTGCCTGCCCAAGGAAGTGAAGGGTTTCCTGACCATGGCGCGCGACCTCAACGTGCCGATCCCGACCCTGTCGGCGCTGCTCGACAGTAACGAGGCGCACATCAAGCGCGCCTACGACATGATCGCGCGCGACGGCCGCCGCAAGGTCGCGCTGTTCGGCCTGGCGTTCAAGCCGGGTACCGACGACATGCGCGACTCGCCGCTGGTGGCGTTGGCCGAACGCATGCTGGGCAAGGGCTTCGAGCTGGCGATCTTCGACCGCTTCGTCAAGATCAGCCGCCTGCTCGGCAAGAACAAGGAATTCATCGAGCGCGAGATTCCGCACCTCGACCGCCTGCTGTCCGACTCGCCGGAAGCGGTGCTGAAGGACGCCGAAGTGATCGTCATCGGCCACGCCGACGCCGAGGCGCGCCAGGCCATCATCGCGCACGCTAAAGGCCGCCGCATCATCGACTTGTCCGGCTACGCCGACCTGCGCGCCGCGCCGGCCGCCGAGTATGAAGGAATCTGCTGGTGA
- a CDS encoding glycosyltransferase — MSAAKPRLVFVSPVFLFPNDAGGKIRTTNILRGLKDGAFEVTLLSPATSEQMQRWSKEIEGVCDEFVAWTPPQPRPNWRRALDLGGALPINVVADRTAEGMAAVQALAKRPDIDLMVFDFVHSAVLRPAALACRSVCFTHNVEAEIFARHASQARDPLRRWMWSSQHEKMRRFERAALRDFDAVVAVSDRDARFFKESYGVAESFAIPTGVDLEFFGFQPPPADAAKAPPTVVFTGSMDWAANIDGIQFFLGQVWPLVLAGRPDARFVIVGRNPPASLRALAQGLDNVEFTGFVDDVRPYVHAAHAFVIPLLVGGGTRIKAFEAMAMGCPVVSTAIGIEGLGAEAGTHYLERDDAASMAAALLDLLGNETLRNELAHQARTLVEQRFGHEKAARVFEQICLHALKKDVAAADASAAPLPPALALP; from the coding sequence GTGAGCGCAGCCAAGCCGCGCCTGGTCTTCGTCTCGCCGGTCTTCCTGTTTCCCAATGATGCGGGCGGCAAGATCAGGACCACCAACATCCTGCGCGGCCTGAAGGACGGCGCGTTCGAAGTCACGCTGCTCAGTCCCGCCACTTCAGAGCAGATGCAGCGCTGGTCGAAGGAAATCGAAGGCGTCTGCGACGAATTCGTCGCATGGACCCCGCCGCAGCCACGCCCCAACTGGCGGCGCGCGCTCGACCTGGGAGGGGCGCTGCCGATCAATGTCGTCGCCGACCGCACGGCCGAAGGCATGGCCGCCGTGCAGGCGCTGGCGAAGCGGCCCGATATCGACCTGATGGTGTTCGACTTCGTGCATTCGGCAGTCCTGCGCCCGGCCGCACTGGCTTGCCGCAGCGTCTGTTTTACCCACAATGTCGAAGCCGAGATTTTCGCCCGCCACGCCAGCCAGGCCCGCGATCCGCTGCGGCGCTGGATGTGGTCGTCGCAGCACGAAAAAATGCGCCGCTTCGAGCGCGCGGCATTGCGCGACTTCGATGCGGTGGTCGCCGTCTCCGACCGTGACGCCCGCTTTTTCAAGGAGTCCTACGGCGTGGCCGAATCGTTCGCGATCCCGACCGGGGTGGACCTCGAATTCTTCGGCTTCCAGCCGCCACCGGCCGACGCGGCCAAGGCGCCGCCAACGGTGGTGTTTACCGGCTCAATGGACTGGGCCGCCAACATCGACGGCATCCAGTTCTTCCTGGGCCAGGTCTGGCCGCTGGTGCTGGCCGGCCGGCCCGACGCGCGCTTCGTCATCGTCGGGCGCAATCCTCCGGCGTCGCTGCGCGCGCTGGCTCAGGGACTCGACAATGTCGAGTTCACCGGCTTCGTCGACGATGTGCGTCCCTACGTGCACGCGGCCCACGCTTTCGTCATCCCCTTGCTGGTGGGCGGCGGCACCCGCATCAAGGCCTTCGAGGCGATGGCCATGGGCTGCCCGGTCGTCTCCACCGCCATCGGCATCGAAGGCCTGGGCGCGGAAGCCGGCACCCATTACCTCGAACGCGATGATGCGGCCTCGATGGCGGCCGCCCTGCTCGACCTGCTGGGCAATGAAACGCTCAGGAACGAGCTGGCCCACCAGGCGCGCACGCTGGTCGAACAGCGCTTCGGGCACGAGAAAGCGGCGCGCGTGTTCGAGCAGATTTGCCTGCACGCGCTGAAGAAGGACGTTGCGGCGGCAGACGCCTCCGCCGCGCCATTGCCGCCTGCGCTGGCGCTGCCGTAA
- a CDS encoding M13 family metallopeptidase: MNLKRTLLSAVILGAFAISAQAAKPAKPTSGIAIEYIEPSVRVQDDFFTHLNGKWLKNTEIPADKSSWGTFVMLDDAIRPQLRAIIEDAAKSHAAAGSDAQRIGDFYASYMDEQKVEALGLAPLSAELARIAAMKDKSELPAMLAHLGQLGVGVPYDFGIHQDAKDSTKYVADIGQGGLGMPDRDYYLKADDARMADARAKYRVYAEQMLALAGDKNAAANAAAIVGFETELAKVQWTKVENRDPVKTYNKVELAKMAEVAPGFDWNAYLAAAGISQKVGYVVVSQPSYLKGFAEVSNQTSLDTWKAYLQLHLVTAYANFLSKPFADTRFAFYGTTLSGAKEMQPRWKRAVGTVEQAMGESLGKLYVEKHFPAERKARMEVLVKNLLAAYKQSIDKLDWMTPATKKEAQAKLAKITTKIGYPDKWKDYSALVVSRDDLVGNVMRSRAVESNRELNKLGKPIDRAEWGMTPQTINAYYNPEMNEIVFPASILQPPFFDANADDAVNYGAIGGAIGHEISHGFDDQGSQYDGDGNLRDWWTAADHANFKAKTQMLVKQYAGYSPLAGYNVNGELTLGENIGDNSGVAIAYKAYKISLHGKKAPVIDGLTGDQRFFMGFGQVWRSKMRDEQMIVRVKTDPHSPGQFRANGTMMNQPAFYDAFKVKPGDKMYLAPKDRVIIW; the protein is encoded by the coding sequence ATGAATTTGAAACGTACCTTACTGAGCGCCGTGATCCTCGGCGCCTTCGCCATCAGCGCGCAAGCCGCCAAGCCGGCTAAGCCGACCTCCGGCATCGCCATCGAGTACATCGAGCCGTCCGTGCGCGTGCAGGACGACTTCTTCACCCACCTGAACGGCAAGTGGCTCAAGAACACCGAGATCCCGGCCGACAAGTCGAGCTGGGGCACCTTCGTCATGCTCGACGACGCGATCCGCCCGCAGCTGCGCGCGATCATCGAAGACGCGGCCAAGAGCCATGCGGCCGCCGGCTCGGACGCCCAGCGCATCGGCGACTTCTACGCCAGCTACATGGACGAGCAGAAGGTCGAGGCCCTCGGCCTGGCGCCCTTGAGCGCCGAACTGGCGCGCATCGCCGCCATGAAGGACAAGTCGGAACTGCCGGCGATGCTGGCGCACCTGGGCCAGCTGGGCGTCGGCGTGCCGTACGACTTCGGCATCCACCAGGACGCCAAGGATTCGACCAAGTACGTGGCCGACATCGGCCAGGGCGGCCTGGGCATGCCCGACCGTGACTACTACCTGAAGGCCGACGACGCCCGCATGGCCGACGCGCGGGCCAAGTACCGCGTGTACGCCGAGCAGATGCTGGCGCTGGCCGGCGACAAGAACGCCGCCGCCAACGCCGCGGCGATCGTCGGCTTCGAGACCGAACTGGCCAAGGTGCAGTGGACCAAGGTCGAGAACCGCGACCCGGTCAAGACCTACAACAAGGTCGAACTGGCGAAGATGGCCGAAGTGGCGCCGGGCTTCGACTGGAACGCCTACCTGGCCGCCGCCGGCATCAGCCAGAAGGTCGGCTACGTCGTGGTCAGCCAGCCGAGCTACCTGAAAGGCTTCGCCGAAGTGTCGAACCAGACCTCGCTCGACACCTGGAAGGCCTACCTGCAGCTGCACCTGGTCACCGCCTACGCCAACTTCCTGTCCAAGCCGTTCGCCGATACGCGCTTCGCGTTCTACGGCACCACGCTGTCGGGCGCAAAGGAAATGCAGCCGCGCTGGAAGCGGGCGGTGGGCACGGTCGAGCAGGCGATGGGCGAGAGCCTGGGCAAGCTGTACGTCGAGAAGCACTTCCCGGCCGAGCGCAAGGCGCGCATGGAGGTGCTGGTGAAGAACCTGCTGGCGGCCTACAAGCAGAGCATCGACAAGCTGGACTGGATGACTCCGGCGACCAAGAAGGAAGCGCAGGCCAAGCTGGCCAAGATCACCACCAAGATCGGCTATCCGGACAAGTGGAAGGATTACTCGGCGCTGGTGGTCTCGCGCGACGACCTGGTGGGCAACGTGATGCGTTCGCGCGCGGTGGAATCGAACCGCGAATTGAACAAGCTGGGCAAGCCGATCGACCGTGCCGAGTGGGGCATGACGCCGCAGACCATCAACGCCTACTACAACCCGGAGATGAACGAGATCGTGTTCCCGGCGTCGATCCTGCAGCCGCCGTTCTTCGACGCCAACGCGGACGACGCGGTCAACTACGGCGCCATTGGCGGCGCGATCGGCCACGAGATCAGCCACGGCTTCGACGACCAGGGCTCGCAGTACGACGGCGACGGCAACCTGCGCGACTGGTGGACCGCGGCCGACCACGCCAACTTCAAGGCCAAGACGCAGATGCTAGTCAAGCAGTACGCCGGCTACAGCCCGCTGGCTGGCTATAACGTCAACGGCGAGCTGACGCTGGGCGAGAACATCGGCGACAACTCCGGCGTGGCGATCGCCTACAAGGCCTACAAGATCTCCTTGCACGGCAAGAAGGCGCCCGTGATCGACGGCCTGACCGGCGACCAGCGCTTCTTCATGGGCTTCGGCCAGGTCTGGCGCAGCAAGATGCGCGACGAGCAGATGATCGTACGCGTGAAGACCGACCCGCACTCGCCGGGCCAGTTCCGCGCCAACGGCACGATGATGAACCAGCCGGCGTTCTACGACGCGTTCAAGGTCAAGCCGGGCGACAAGATGTACCTGGCGCCGAAGGACCGCGTGATCATCTGGTAA
- a CDS encoding M13 family metallopeptidase, with protein sequence MKPLLLSTLTLSLVAAFAGAAETATPSAPISGIAKEYMQPSVRAQDDFFTYLNGEWLRTTEIPSDKSSWGTFAKMRDDLTPQLRGIIEAAQKDGHKKAGTDVQKIGDLYASYMDEQHLDKLGYKPLTGELQRIHALRDKKAIPALMAHLAQIGVATPYAFFVSQDARESTRYAVNLSQSGLGLPDRDYYLKKDDAKLADARAQYELHVAKILGMGGEKDPAGAAKAIVALETALAQAQWTKVENRDPVKRYNKMNFDQLGALTPGYDWKQALAAAGVAGKVDYVIVNQPSYLTGFNQVLEQTDLATWKSYFAWQLLRAYSPYLSKDFYDANFAFYGKVISGTKENQPRWKNGVATVEGVMGEAVGRQYVAQYFPPERKARMEQLVKNMLEAYKQSIDTLDWMSPATKKEAQAKLAKFSPKIGYPNKWRDYSALTIKQGDLAGNMMRARTFAYNRGINKLGKPIDREEWGMTPQTVNAYYNSTMNEIVFPASILQPPFFDMRADDAVNYGAIGAVIGHEISHGFDDKGSQSDGDGNLRDWWTKEDRAAFQAKADALTRQYNGYSPLPGYNVNGALTLGENIGDNSGVAVAYKAYKISLGGKPAPVIDGFTGDQRFFMGFGQVWRSKVRDEQQISLIKTDPHSPGQFRANGTMMNQPAFYEAFDVKPGDKMYLAPKDRVIIW encoded by the coding sequence TTGAAGCCATTATTGCTGAGCACCCTTACCTTGAGCCTGGTCGCCGCCTTTGCTGGCGCCGCGGAAACCGCCACTCCTTCTGCGCCGATTTCCGGCATTGCCAAGGAATACATGCAGCCGTCCGTGCGGGCGCAGGACGATTTCTTCACCTACCTCAACGGCGAATGGCTGCGCACCACCGAGATCCCGTCGGACAAGTCGAGCTGGGGCACTTTTGCCAAGATGCGCGACGACCTGACCCCGCAGCTGCGCGGCATCATCGAGGCGGCGCAGAAGGACGGCCACAAGAAGGCCGGCACCGACGTGCAGAAGATCGGCGACCTGTACGCCAGCTACATGGACGAGCAGCATCTCGACAAGCTGGGCTACAAGCCGCTGACGGGCGAGCTGCAGCGCATCCACGCGCTGCGCGACAAGAAGGCGATCCCGGCGCTGATGGCGCACCTGGCGCAGATCGGCGTGGCCACCCCGTACGCGTTCTTCGTCTCGCAGGACGCGCGCGAATCGACCCGCTACGCCGTCAACCTGAGCCAGAGCGGCCTGGGCCTGCCGGATCGCGACTACTACCTGAAGAAGGACGACGCCAAGCTGGCCGACGCGCGCGCCCAGTACGAGCTGCACGTGGCGAAGATCCTCGGCATGGGCGGCGAGAAGGACCCGGCCGGCGCCGCCAAGGCGATCGTCGCGCTGGAAACCGCACTGGCGCAGGCGCAATGGACCAAGGTCGAGAACCGCGACCCGGTCAAGCGCTACAACAAGATGAACTTCGACCAGCTGGGCGCGCTGACCCCGGGCTACGACTGGAAGCAGGCGCTGGCCGCGGCCGGCGTGGCGGGCAAGGTGGACTACGTGATCGTCAACCAGCCGAGCTACCTGACGGGCTTTAACCAGGTGTTGGAGCAGACCGACCTGGCGACGTGGAAATCGTACTTCGCCTGGCAGCTGCTGCGCGCCTACTCGCCGTACCTGTCGAAGGACTTCTACGACGCGAACTTCGCCTTCTATGGCAAGGTCATTTCGGGCACCAAGGAAAACCAGCCGCGCTGGAAGAACGGCGTGGCCACCGTCGAAGGCGTGATGGGCGAAGCGGTCGGCCGCCAGTACGTGGCGCAGTACTTCCCGCCGGAGCGCAAGGCGCGCATGGAGCAGCTGGTCAAGAACATGCTCGAGGCCTATAAGCAGAGCATCGACACGCTCGACTGGATGAGCCCTGCGACGAAGAAGGAAGCGCAGGCCAAGCTGGCCAAGTTCTCGCCGAAGATCGGCTACCCGAACAAGTGGCGCGACTACTCGGCGCTGACCATCAAGCAGGGCGACCTGGCCGGCAACATGATGCGCGCGCGGACCTTTGCGTACAACCGCGGCATCAACAAGCTGGGCAAGCCGATCGACCGCGAAGAGTGGGGCATGACGCCGCAGACGGTGAACGCCTACTACAACTCGACGATGAACGAGATCGTGTTCCCGGCCTCGATCCTGCAGCCGCCGTTCTTCGACATGCGCGCCGACGACGCGGTCAACTACGGCGCGATCGGCGCCGTGATCGGCCACGAGATCAGCCACGGCTTCGACGACAAGGGCAGCCAGTCCGACGGCGACGGCAACCTGCGCGACTGGTGGACCAAGGAAGACCGCGCCGCGTTCCAGGCCAAGGCCGACGCGCTGACGCGCCAGTACAACGGCTACAGCCCGCTGCCGGGCTACAACGTCAACGGCGCGCTGACCCTGGGCGAGAACATCGGCGACAACTCCGGCGTCGCGGTGGCGTACAAGGCCTACAAGATTTCGCTGGGCGGCAAGCCGGCGCCGGTGATCGACGGCTTCACCGGCGACCAGCGCTTCTTCATGGGCTTCGGCCAGGTCTGGCGCAGCAAGGTGCGCGACGAGCAGCAGATCTCCCTGATCAAGACCGACCCGCATTCGCCGGGCCAGTTCCGCGCCAACGGCACCATGATGAACCAGCCGGCGTTCTACGAAGCGTTCGACGTCAAGCCGGGCGACAAGATGTACCTGGCGCCGAAAGACCGCGTCATCATCTGGTAA
- a CDS encoding TonB-dependent siderophore receptor: MNRLIPIACIALIGSASSTFAQQAEPGAPEKSADPKAAAPAAKVQSVVVQGTRADDIETRRLSTASKMVFGREELDRNGDTSVGEILKRLPGVTVGGRPGRGGGGVRMRGLGNGYTQMLVNGEKPPGGFSLESLSPDQVERIEIIRGPVAEHSTQAIAGTINIVLREGYQQKDIQLRLTDSIEQGRHSPNLSVTVPGKAGKLTWLMSASVFENRRHDESSTHNIDQALAGPVELEQQVHDQSDGISRGIHLSPRLSYKFDSGDTLTFQPFLVHNDNSSQSQSDMTQSVGKPERQAYARQLGDTSSTSTFLRGFGNWVHKMGGGAKLDVKFGFGGGKSDSDTLRSTFDAAGVPKKAYTDSDSTRDHGLNTGGKYTTPIGKGHLLAAGWDIEANHRDQTHVALDNGDPLFDDSGASLTADTRRMAAFVQDEWDITPQWSAYLGLRWEGIRTTSTSSGADVSNTSRVWSPVLHTVYRIPGHAKDQVRAALTQSYRAPALNDLIATPTFSSDNRETRPDRIGNPNLKPELAKGLDLAYEHYLGKSGIVSASAFVRDIDNLMRRETTKQMTSRGLKYVSSPINIDHARTSGIELEAKFPLTEVMAGAPNIDLRSNYSRFWSNVDGIPGPNNRLDQQAKQTANFGLDWRLKSLPLTVGGGLNWTPPILVQTSKTELVSSGVKRQLDLYGLWKFNPRYQLRVAANNLFADDYDSGRTLTSEDVAHSAFVTAHTYATFSIKLEMKL, translated from the coding sequence TGTTCGGCCGCGAGGAACTGGACCGCAACGGCGACACCAGCGTGGGCGAGATCCTCAAGCGGCTGCCCGGCGTGACCGTGGGCGGGCGCCCGGGGCGCGGCGGCGGCGGGGTGCGCATGCGCGGCCTGGGCAACGGCTATACCCAGATGCTGGTCAACGGCGAAAAGCCGCCGGGCGGCTTCTCGCTCGAATCGCTCTCGCCCGACCAGGTCGAGCGCATCGAAATCATCCGCGGCCCGGTCGCCGAGCACAGCACCCAGGCGATCGCCGGCACCATCAACATCGTGCTGCGCGAGGGCTACCAGCAGAAGGACATCCAGCTGCGCCTGACCGACAGCATCGAGCAGGGCCGCCACAGCCCGAACTTGTCGGTGACGGTGCCGGGCAAGGCCGGCAAGCTGACCTGGCTGATGAGCGCCTCGGTTTTCGAGAACCGGCGCCATGACGAAAGCAGCACCCACAACATCGACCAGGCGCTGGCCGGGCCCGTGGAGCTCGAGCAGCAAGTGCACGACCAGAGCGACGGGATCTCGCGCGGCATCCACCTGTCGCCGCGCCTGTCGTACAAGTTCGACAGTGGCGACACGCTGACCTTCCAGCCCTTCCTGGTCCACAACGACAATAGCAGCCAGTCCCAGAGCGACATGACGCAGTCCGTCGGCAAGCCGGAGCGGCAGGCCTATGCGCGCCAGCTGGGCGATACGTCGTCCACGTCCACTTTTCTGCGCGGCTTCGGCAACTGGGTGCACAAGATGGGCGGCGGCGCCAAGCTGGACGTGAAGTTCGGTTTCGGCGGCGGCAAGAGCGACAGCGACACCTTGCGCAGCACCTTCGACGCTGCGGGCGTGCCGAAAAAAGCCTACACCGACAGCGACAGCACGCGCGACCATGGCCTGAACACGGGCGGCAAGTACACCACGCCGATCGGCAAGGGCCACCTGCTGGCGGCCGGCTGGGACATCGAAGCGAACCACCGCGACCAGACCCACGTCGCGCTCGACAACGGCGACCCGCTATTCGACGACTCCGGCGCCAGCCTGACGGCCGACACGCGCCGCATGGCCGCCTTCGTGCAGGACGAGTGGGACATCACGCCGCAGTGGTCGGCCTACCTCGGCCTGCGCTGGGAAGGCATCCGCACCACCTCCACCAGCAGCGGCGCCGACGTGTCGAACACCAGCCGCGTGTGGAGCCCGGTGCTGCACACGGTGTACCGGATTCCCGGCCACGCGAAGGACCAGGTGCGCGCCGCGCTGACCCAGAGCTACCGCGCGCCGGCCCTGAACGACCTGATCGCAACGCCGACATTCTCCAGCGACAACCGCGAGACCCGCCCCGACCGCATCGGCAACCCGAACCTGAAGCCCGAGCTGGCCAAGGGCCTCGACCTCGCCTACGAACATTACCTGGGCAAGAGCGGCATCGTCTCGGCCAGCGCCTTCGTGCGCGACATCGACAACCTGATGCGGCGCGAAACCACCAAGCAGATGACCAGCCGCGGCCTGAAGTACGTGTCGAGCCCGATCAACATCGACCATGCGCGCACCAGCGGCATCGAACTGGAAGCGAAGTTCCCGCTGACCGAGGTGATGGCCGGTGCGCCGAACATCGACCTGCGCTCGAACTACAGCCGGTTCTGGTCGAATGTGGACGGCATTCCCGGCCCGAACAACCGGCTCGACCAGCAGGCAAAGCAGACCGCCAACTTCGGCCTCGACTGGCGCCTGAAGTCGCTGCCGCTGACCGTCGGCGGCGGCCTGAACTGGACGCCGCCTATCCTGGTGCAAACCAGCAAAACCGAACTGGTCAGCAGCGGCGTCAAGCGCCAGCTCGACCTGTACGGCCTGTGGAAATTCAATCCGCGCTACCAGCTGCGGGTGGCCGCCAACAACCTGTTCGCCGACGACTACGACAGCGGGCGCACGCTCACCAGCGAGGACGTGGCGCATTCGGCCTTCGTCACCGCGCACACTTATGCAACATTTAGCATAAAACTTGAAATGAAGCTGTAA